The nucleotide sequence GCCGCATGGATTGCAAGAGTGTTGTTCGTCGTGTTCCTCGTTCTCTTCCTGTTCTCACTTTTGACAGGACGACGGGTACCGCCGGTCTAGCGACCGACCAGCTCAGGACGCTGCTACCAGTATCCTGCTAACCTTGCCCTCTCTCCGTTC is from Schlesneria sp. DSM 10557 and encodes:
- a CDS encoding DUF1328 domain-containing protein, yielding MLNWALTFLIVALIAGALGFGGIAGDAAWIARVLFVVFLVLFLFSLLTGRRVPPV